The Deltaproteobacteria bacterium genome has a segment encoding these proteins:
- a CDS encoding Spy/CpxP family protein refolding chaperone, whose amino-acid sequence MFGLRMYGLCFIAAALLVSNAGAEDRLLYGSTFCMVPRCDELSPENHLYIMNADKLGLSDEQIKKLRQIKSECDREFIEDRARMRVARTELYTLLEADPVDMKAVEEKSEEISRLLNGIILKRTKVKVKSMMILTEEQKKKARGLFSRR is encoded by the coding sequence ATGTTTGGATTAAGGATGTATGGCCTGTGTTTTATTGCAGCAGCTTTATTGGTTTCCAATGCCGGGGCGGAAGACAGGTTGCTTTATGGAAGCACCTTTTGCATGGTGCCCAGATGTGATGAACTCTCGCCGGAGAACCATCTTTATATTATGAATGCAGACAAACTGGGACTAAGCGATGAACAGATAAAAAAGTTGCGCCAAATAAAGAGTGAATGCGACAGGGAATTTATTGAAGACAGGGCAAGAATGAGAGTGGCCAGAACTGAGCTTTATACCCTCCTGGAGGCTGATCCTGTCGATATGAAGGCTGTAGAAGAAAAATCTGAAGAAATTTCCCGTCTTCTTAACGGGATTATTCTGAAAAGAACGAAAGTGAAGGTTAAATCTATGATGATTCTCACGGAGGAACAGAAGAAAAAGGCGA
- a CDS encoding response regulator: MKKNLLVVEDDSGLRRYFVLLLQQMGYHVTESVNGADALSLLIKRNNFHLVVTDIEMPVMTGIELLEEMDRRGIDVPVCTVSGINDDSLIKRLSALGCGDFLRKPVSCRALMEKVRTILARDGKSFSRKPSG; encoded by the coding sequence ATGAAAAAAAATTTGCTGGTAGTTGAGGATGATTCAGGCCTAAGAAGGTATTTTGTCCTGCTGCTTCAGCAAATGGGATACCATGTCACGGAATCAGTCAATGGCGCAGATGCACTTTCTCTCCTGATAAAGCGAAATAACTTTCATCTTGTTGTCACCGACATTGAAATGCCCGTAATGACGGGTATTGAACTGCTTGAAGAGATGGACAGGAGAGGTATTGATGTGCCTGTCTGTACTGTTTCAGGAATAAATGATGATTCACTCATTAAACGATTATCGGCGCTTGGTTGTGGTGATTTTTTAAGGAAGCCTGTCAGTTGCAGAGCGCTAATGGAAAAAGTCAGAACTATTCTGGCAAGAGACGGCAAGTCTTTTAGCCGGAAACCTTCAGGTTAG
- a CDS encoding sigma 54-interacting transcriptional regulator yields MTPRILVIDDEEKLRFTFKRFLVNDGYDVTTAVNYDEAVARLKESSFHVIFTDIILGGKSGIDLLRTVMDHGHNCPVVMITGAPDIETASEALRLGAYDYISKPVLRDTLLRVAKMALKQKMLVDEKEKYRMNLEAIFRSVDDGIISVDMDMNVTEVNSAFYEVCGTLPKDIIGKSIDDLTFPCKKNCLHVIQETIAKREALELRRLECSHGKRQGKVVTVKTSPLADEQGNFSGAVMVVRDETRLAMLERDLNERRHFHNMIGGSRKMQRVFSLIEDLSDVDTTVLILGESGTGKELVARALHEKGERMGKPFVSVNCSALSEDLLESELFGHVRGAFTGAVKDKVGRFEKANGGTLFLDEIGDISSRMQLRLLRVLQEREFERVGESAAIKVDVRVVAATNRDLRDKVKKGEFREDLYYRLKVVELMLPPLRERREDIPLLIDHFLKKFNEKFGKEVEDLSDEANRTLLNFSWHGNIRELEHVIEHAFILCRSTTITLDHLPPELQQLEQPEGLKGLAREGDERQLIIEMLEKNNWNKAKAARALGVSRITMYRKIEKYNIVSHSLDDNV; encoded by the coding sequence ATGACTCCCCGCATTCTGGTTATAGATGATGAAGAAAAACTCAGATTTACATTCAAACGTTTTCTGGTCAATGACGGATATGATGTTACGACGGCAGTCAATTATGATGAGGCTGTTGCAAGGTTGAAGGAATCTTCTTTTCACGTTATTTTTACGGACATAATACTGGGGGGAAAGTCAGGCATAGATTTATTGAGAACGGTCATGGACCATGGCCACAATTGTCCTGTCGTCATGATAACGGGAGCGCCCGATATCGAAACGGCATCGGAAGCGCTGAGACTCGGCGCTTATGATTACATTTCCAAACCCGTTTTGCGCGATACCCTCCTCCGGGTGGCAAAAATGGCCCTTAAACAGAAAATGCTTGTCGATGAGAAGGAAAAATACCGCATGAACCTTGAGGCTATATTCAGAAGTGTCGATGATGGGATCATCTCCGTCGATATGGACATGAATGTTACAGAAGTCAACAGCGCTTTTTATGAGGTTTGCGGTACTTTACCTAAAGACATTATTGGTAAAAGTATTGATGATCTTACCTTTCCCTGTAAAAAAAATTGCCTCCATGTCATCCAGGAAACGATCGCCAAAAGGGAGGCCCTTGAATTGAGACGGCTCGAGTGCAGTCATGGCAAAAGACAGGGAAAGGTTGTTACTGTAAAGACATCGCCTTTGGCAGATGAACAGGGGAATTTTTCCGGCGCTGTTATGGTTGTAAGAGATGAAACCCGTCTCGCTATGCTTGAAAGAGACCTTAATGAAAGGCGTCACTTCCACAATATGATCGGAGGGAGCCGGAAAATGCAGAGAGTTTTTTCTCTTATAGAAGACCTTTCTGATGTAGATACTACCGTTTTGATCCTTGGTGAAAGCGGTACGGGAAAGGAACTCGTTGCCCGGGCGCTTCATGAAAAAGGTGAGCGTATGGGAAAGCCCTTTGTCAGTGTAAATTGTTCAGCCCTTTCGGAAGACCTCCTTGAAAGTGAGCTTTTTGGTCATGTGAGAGGCGCTTTTACAGGAGCCGTTAAGGACAAGGTCGGTCGCTTTGAAAAGGCAAATGGAGGCACCCTTTTTCTTGATGAAATTGGTGATATTTCTTCAAGAATGCAACTGAGACTTCTCAGGGTGCTTCAGGAGAGAGAGTTTGAACGGGTTGGCGAGTCGGCAGCCATAAAAGTTGATGTTCGTGTCGTTGCCGCAACAAACCGTGATCTCAGGGATAAGGTAAAAAAAGGAGAATTTCGTGAGGACCTTTACTACAGGCTCAAAGTAGTGGAGCTTATGTTGCCGCCTCTTAGAGAGAGAAGAGAGGATATTCCCCTTTTGATTGATCATTTTTTGAAAAAATTTAATGAAAAGTTCGGCAAAGAGGTTGAAGATCTTTCCGATGAAGCAAACCGGACCTTGCTGAACTTCTCCTGGCATGGAAATATCAGAGAGCTTGAACATGTGATTGAACATGCCTTTATTCTTTGCCGCAGCACTACGATTACATTAGATCACCTCCCTCCCGAACTTCAGCAGCTTGAGCAACCGGAAGGATTAAAGGGCCTTGCCCGTGAAGGGGATGAACGGCAGCTTATAATTGAAATGCTTGAAAAGAATAACTGGAACAAGGCAAAAGCAGCAAGAGCGCTCGGCGTAAGCAGAATAACCATGTACAGGAAAATAGAAAAATATAATATTGTATCTCATTCGTTAGACGATAATGTGTAA